Proteins encoded by one window of Burkholderia plantarii:
- a CDS encoding septation protein A: MKFLFDLFPIILFFAAFKLWGIFTATAVAIVATLLQVAWVAWRHKKVDTMLWVSLGVIVVFGGATLVLHDEKFIQWKPTVLYWLFAVVLIGARYLFGKNLIAKMMGKQLSLPIAIWDKLNVAWGLFFVVLGVANLYVVNHYTPSQWVNFKLFGTTGAMFVFIILQSLWLAKYLKDE, translated from the coding sequence TCGATCTGTTTCCGATCATCCTGTTTTTCGCCGCCTTCAAGCTCTGGGGCATCTTCACCGCGACGGCGGTCGCGATCGTCGCCACGCTGCTGCAGGTCGCCTGGGTGGCCTGGCGCCACAAGAAGGTCGACACCATGCTGTGGGTCAGCCTCGGCGTGATCGTCGTGTTCGGCGGCGCCACGCTGGTGCTGCACGACGAGAAATTCATCCAGTGGAAGCCCACCGTGCTGTACTGGCTGTTCGCGGTGGTGCTGATCGGCGCGCGCTATCTGTTCGGCAAGAACCTGATCGCGAAGATGATGGGCAAGCAGCTGTCGCTGCCCATCGCGATCTGGGACAAGCTCAACGTGGCGTGGGGGCTGTTCTTCGTCGTGCTCGGCGTGGCGAACCTCTACGTCGTCAATCACTACACGCCGTCGCAGTGGGTGAACTTCAAGCTGTTCGGCACCACCGGCGCGATGTTCGTGTTCATCATCCTGCAGAGCCTCTGGCTCGCGAAATACCTCAAAGACGAATGA
- a CDS encoding BolA family protein codes for MSDDFLNAAPDARIALIEARLAAALAPDALHVSDDSAQHAGHAGASAGGHYTVTIVSAAFAGKSRVARHRLVYDALADAMQRGIHALAIVAYTPDEFNVSSQ; via the coding sequence ATGTCCGACGATTTCCTGAACGCGGCGCCCGACGCGCGCATCGCGCTGATCGAGGCACGCCTCGCCGCCGCGCTCGCGCCCGACGCACTGCACGTCAGCGACGATAGCGCGCAGCACGCCGGTCATGCCGGTGCCTCGGCGGGCGGGCATTATACGGTGACGATCGTGTCCGCCGCGTTTGCCGGCAAGTCGCGCGTGGCCCGCCATCGGCTGGTGTATGATGCGCTCGCCGATGCGATGCAGCGCGGTATTCACGCGCTCGCGATCGTGGCTTACACGCCCGATGAATTCAATGTGTCTTCCCAATAA